Proteins encoded by one window of Streptomyces uncialis:
- a CDS encoding NUDIX hydrolase: MANGQWYPPEWPDRIRALADGTLVPAPPRRASTVMLLRDTARGPAVHLLRRRASMAFAGGAYAYPGGGVDPRDDDPGLRWAGPPRAWWAERLGTDEATAQAIVCAAVRETYEEAGVLLAGPTPDAVVSDTTGADWEADRAALAARGTSFAEFLDRRGLVLRSDLLGAWARWITPEFEPRRYDTWFFVAVLPPGQRTRNASTEADRTVWARPAEAAARYDRGELTMMPPTIATLRGLAGFATAADALAASADQDLTPVLARARLEGDQVVLSWPGHEEFTKQVPAGGADGGGGGTDQGLSSGVSSGGAARGGTSGGEAAR, from the coding sequence ATGGCGAACGGGCAGTGGTACCCCCCTGAGTGGCCGGACCGTATCCGCGCGCTGGCGGACGGCACGCTCGTACCCGCTCCGCCCAGACGCGCCTCCACCGTGATGCTGCTGCGGGACACCGCGCGCGGCCCCGCCGTGCACCTGCTGCGCCGCCGCGCCTCCATGGCCTTCGCCGGGGGCGCGTACGCGTATCCGGGCGGCGGCGTCGACCCCCGTGACGACGACCCCGGCCTCCGCTGGGCGGGCCCCCCGCGCGCGTGGTGGGCCGAGCGGCTCGGCACCGACGAGGCCACCGCCCAGGCGATCGTGTGCGCGGCCGTCCGTGAGACGTACGAGGAGGCCGGGGTGCTGCTCGCGGGCCCCACGCCCGACGCGGTGGTCTCCGACACCACAGGGGCGGACTGGGAGGCCGACAGAGCGGCCCTGGCGGCCCGTGGGACATCGTTCGCGGAGTTCCTGGACCGCAGGGGCCTGGTGCTGCGCTCGGACCTCCTGGGCGCCTGGGCGCGCTGGATCACCCCCGAGTTCGAGCCGCGCCGCTACGACACCTGGTTCTTCGTCGCCGTCCTGCCGCCCGGCCAGCGCACCCGCAACGCCTCCACGGAGGCCGACCGCACGGTGTGGGCGCGCCCGGCCGAGGCCGCCGCCCGCTACGACCGGGGCGAGCTGACGATGATGCCGCCGACCATCGCGACCCTGCGCGGGCTCGCGGGCTTCGCCACCGCCGCCGACGCGCTCGCCGCCTCGGCGGACCAGGACCTGACGCCGGTCCTCGCGCGGGCCCGGCTGGAGGGCGACCAGGTGGTGCTGTCGTGGCCGGGGCACGAGGAGTTCACCAAGCAGGTGCCCGCCGGGGGCGCCGACGGGGGTGGCGGGGGTACTGATCAAGGCTTGAGCAGTGGGGTGTCCTCCGGCGGCGCGGCCCGGGGCGGTACGTCCGGGGGAGAGGCCGCGCGATGA
- a CDS encoding MBL fold metallo-hydrolase: protein MTDAAALPGQPRGEVVSGAATTRAVNVLAPNPSVMTLDGTNTWIVSEPDSPLAVVIDPGPLHDGHLRAVVAAAERAGKRVALTLLTHGHPDHAEGAARFAELTGTPVRALDPALRLGDEGLAAGDVVGTGGLELRVVAAPGHTADSLCFHLPADQAVLTGDTVLGRGTTMVAHPDGRLGDYLDSLRRLRSLTVDDGVRTVLPGHGPVLDDAQGAVEFYLAHRAHRLAQVETAVEDGVVTPEAVVARVYADVDRSLWPAAELSVRAQLEYLREHGLI from the coding sequence ATGACGGACGCCGCCGCACTTCCCGGCCAGCCGCGCGGCGAGGTCGTCTCCGGAGCGGCGACCACGCGCGCGGTGAACGTCCTCGCGCCGAACCCTTCGGTGATGACCCTGGACGGCACCAACACCTGGATCGTCTCCGAACCCGACTCCCCGCTCGCGGTGGTCATCGACCCCGGACCGCTGCACGACGGTCATCTGCGTGCCGTCGTCGCGGCGGCCGAGCGGGCGGGCAAGCGGGTCGCCCTGACCCTGCTGACCCATGGCCACCCGGACCACGCGGAGGGCGCGGCCCGCTTCGCGGAACTGACCGGTACGCCGGTGCGCGCGCTCGACCCGGCACTGAGGCTCGGGGACGAGGGGCTGGCGGCCGGTGACGTCGTCGGCACGGGTGGTCTGGAGCTGCGGGTGGTCGCCGCCCCGGGACACACCGCCGACTCGCTGTGCTTCCATCTCCCGGCCGATCAGGCCGTCCTCACCGGGGACACCGTCCTGGGCCGCGGCACGACCATGGTGGCCCATCCTGACGGCAGGCTGGGCGACTATCTGGACTCGCTGCGCCGGCTGCGCTCGCTCACGGTCGACGACGGCGTCCGTACGGTGCTGCCGGGCCATGGCCCGGTCCTCGACGACGCACAGGGTGCCGTCGAGTTCTATCTGGCCCACCGTGCCCACCGGCTCGCCCAGGTGGAGACCGCCGTCGAGGACGGTGTCGTCACGCCCGAGGCGGTCGTCGCCCGTGTCTACGCGGACGTGGACCGCTCGCTGTGGCCCGCGGCGGAACTGTCGGTGCGCGCGCAGCTGGAGTACCTGCGGGAGCACGGGCTCATCTAG
- a CDS encoding Crp/Fnr family transcriptional regulator — protein MDDVLRRAPLFAALDDEQAAELRASMSEVTLARGDALFHEGDPGDRLYVVTEGKVKLHRTSPDGRENMLAVLGPGELIGELSLFDPGPRTATASALTEVKLLGLGHGDLQPWLNARPEVAAALLRAVARRLRKTNDQMSDLVFSDVPGRVARALLDLSRRFGVQSEEGIHVVHDLTQEELAQLVGASRETVNKALADFAGRGWLRLEARAVILLDVERLAKRSR, from the coding sequence GTGGACGACGTTCTGCGGCGCGCCCCGCTCTTCGCGGCGCTCGATGACGAGCAGGCCGCGGAGCTGCGCGCCTCCATGAGTGAGGTGACCCTCGCGCGCGGTGACGCCCTGTTCCACGAGGGTGACCCGGGGGACCGGCTGTACGTGGTCACCGAGGGCAAGGTGAAGCTCCACCGCACCTCCCCGGACGGCCGCGAGAACATGCTGGCCGTGCTCGGCCCGGGTGAGCTGATCGGCGAGCTGTCGCTGTTCGACCCCGGCCCGCGGACCGCCACGGCGAGCGCGCTCACCGAGGTCAAGCTGCTCGGCCTCGGCCACGGCGACCTCCAGCCCTGGCTGAACGCCCGCCCCGAGGTGGCCGCCGCACTGCTGCGCGCCGTCGCCCGGCGCCTGCGCAAGACCAACGACCAGATGTCCGACCTGGTCTTCTCCGATGTGCCCGGCCGGGTCGCCCGCGCCCTGCTGGACCTGTCCCGCCGCTTCGGCGTGCAGTCCGAGGAAGGCATCCACGTGGTGCACGACCTCACCCAGGAGGAGCTGGCCCAGCTCGTCGGCGCCTCCCGCGAGACGGTCAACAAGGCCCTCGCGGACTTCGCGGGCCGTGGCTGGCTCCGGCTGGAGGCCCGCGCGGTCATCCTGCTGGACGTGGAGCGGCTGGCGAAGCGCTCCCGCTGA
- a CDS encoding recombinase family protein → MSTTQLADVPASFLSAPALEAVAVGYVRQSSAKSNKTEASPLTQRAAIETRAAELNARFVRHYEDIGVSGWNPDAERPGFEDMLKAARAGAFNMLIVYDISRFSRREVVDAIPIVTELHRLGVTIVSVCDGVFAPRDTMALIYLIMRLDAANKESAVKSKKVRDIKAAQRAMGSWLGGQTPYGLDGEKYTAGKLDLMRLVHNKDEAANLRRIGALIIKHMHDPVTRKPGQRNPGTLSALCDDMNAKGIPTRGQRTGKERKNSTWQIRTLKWILLNPSVAGMRAEPIYKLRDNGTRTSTLIGYRIIRDEDGRPEMSCEPIIPPAQWFIIRDWLLGRGQGEGVAHGTSLLSGLRSAPRTPVLTCECGRPGKAQNSGDKPVYLCTRGTTAATNGDHSGLNRVMQSHLDDYVARRIFGLIQSATDGTADDDTADIVAEATRVFSRSVELPETAAERTEVVTERADANNALSDLYDDLDAGLYEGRMGRDRFKVKKSRIEARLSAAETRLEELSDPEAVELPFSEWLEGSEDGDPLGKGSWWARVDMADRRKFVELFVRRITVTAVANSHRGRVRGGYDVSSRITLEFVRPQQEGETED, encoded by the coding sequence GTGTCCACTACTCAGCTTGCCGACGTACCGGCTAGCTTCCTCTCGGCCCCGGCCCTTGAGGCCGTTGCTGTCGGCTACGTCCGCCAGTCGTCGGCCAAGTCCAACAAGACAGAGGCATCCCCCCTCACACAGCGCGCAGCCATCGAGACGCGGGCCGCTGAGCTGAACGCGCGGTTCGTCCGGCACTACGAGGACATAGGCGTCTCCGGCTGGAACCCCGACGCCGAACGCCCCGGCTTTGAGGACATGCTGAAGGCCGCCCGCGCTGGCGCGTTCAACATGCTGATCGTCTACGACATCAGCCGCTTTTCCCGTCGTGAAGTAGTGGACGCGATTCCTATCGTCACCGAACTTCACAGACTCGGCGTGACGATTGTCAGTGTCTGCGACGGCGTGTTCGCCCCGCGCGACACAATGGCGCTCATTTACCTAATCATGCGGCTTGACGCTGCCAATAAGGAATCGGCGGTCAAGTCCAAGAAGGTGCGCGACATAAAGGCGGCGCAGCGCGCTATGGGCTCATGGCTTGGGGGGCAAACCCCGTACGGTCTCGACGGCGAGAAGTACACGGCGGGAAAGCTCGACCTTATGCGTCTCGTCCACAACAAGGATGAGGCTGCAAACCTCCGCCGCATTGGCGCACTCATCATCAAGCACATGCACGACCCGGTTACTCGCAAGCCTGGCCAGCGAAACCCCGGCACCCTCTCCGCGCTGTGCGACGACATGAATGCGAAGGGCATACCGACGCGTGGTCAGCGCACGGGGAAGGAACGGAAAAATTCCACTTGGCAGATTCGTACGCTCAAGTGGATTCTTCTCAATCCCTCTGTCGCCGGTATGCGCGCAGAGCCGATTTACAAGCTGCGCGACAACGGCACCCGGACTAGCACTCTGATCGGGTACCGGATCATCCGGGATGAGGACGGCCGCCCGGAAATGAGCTGTGAGCCGATCATTCCCCCGGCTCAATGGTTCATCATCCGGGATTGGCTGTTGGGGCGTGGCCAGGGCGAGGGGGTGGCGCACGGAACCTCTCTCCTTAGCGGCCTGCGGAGTGCTCCCCGTACACCGGTTCTCACGTGTGAATGCGGACGGCCCGGTAAGGCACAGAACAGCGGAGACAAGCCGGTGTATCTATGCACCCGAGGGACGACCGCTGCGACCAACGGCGACCACTCGGGGCTGAACAGGGTGATGCAAAGCCACCTCGATGACTACGTGGCGCGGCGCATCTTCGGTTTGATTCAGAGCGCCACAGATGGCACAGCAGACGACGACACGGCGGACATCGTGGCGGAGGCAACGCGCGTGTTCTCACGATCGGTTGAACTGCCCGAGACGGCCGCAGAGCGCACCGAGGTAGTCACGGAACGGGCCGACGCGAACAACGCGCTGAGCGACCTTTACGACGACCTAGACGCGGGTCTCTATGAGGGCCGCATGGGACGCGATCGGTTCAAGGTAAAGAAGTCCCGCATTGAGGCCCGACTCAGCGCAGCGGAAACCCGCCTAGAGGAACTGTCCGACCCGGAAGCCGTGGAACTCCCCTTCTCCGAATGGCTGGAGGGTTCCGAGGATGGTGACCCCCTTGGTAAGGGTTCGTGGTGGGCAAGGGTGGACATGGCCGACCGGCGCAAGTTCGTTGAGTTGTTCGTGCGCCGGATCACGGTTACGGCAGTGGCGAACTCACACCGTGGCCGGGTGCGTGGGGGGTACGACGTGTCGTCGCGCATCACGCTGGAATTCGTCCGACCGCAGCAGGAGGGAGAGACCGAAGACTGA
- a CDS encoding DNA primase family protein translates to MTTFGDAYWARQRELLTIDPEVRHVNFARFVADQCAHKLRHVQHVGWYRWNGSIWEATGDDGAAMRAVTDAARGLMLHGAENSADMNWAAAAANKMLVNHQRRAMVSEMAVLPQFRATVDELDAQRHLLTFRNGTVDLRTGALGPHDPANMLTQTANVEYVPDAECPRWLQFVEEVFPGETELQRYYQTFLGMAITGEVREHALGVWYGEHGRNGKGATIRTMQKVFGHDVVHEVPFTIFENVRGQAVHTEQIAALRGKRLVVAQEGNQGVPMNTALIKNLSGGDRISTRHLHGKVFSFDPTFTIVLATNYLPEFGSGGAALWARSKAMLFGVSFADRRDPDLEPTIQGPEREGVAAWVVRGAVRYYSEGLSDPLSVVAATEQHKEEVDPLRPLVEEVFAYDDDSEVRRSDFNRELKEWREANGDKSAKFSPSNVKNHLKTNGVTEVQRKGKGWMYRGIYLLSEPPAHLADSFGPGILDQRQR, encoded by the coding sequence GTGACCACCTTTGGTGACGCCTACTGGGCGCGGCAGCGCGAACTACTAACCATTGACCCCGAGGTTCGGCACGTGAACTTCGCGCGATTTGTTGCCGACCAGTGCGCGCACAAATTGCGGCACGTCCAGCACGTCGGCTGGTACCGCTGGAACGGAAGCATCTGGGAGGCGACCGGCGACGATGGTGCGGCAATGCGGGCCGTCACGGATGCTGCACGAGGCCTCATGTTGCACGGTGCTGAAAATTCCGCCGATATGAATTGGGCCGCAGCGGCAGCAAACAAAATGCTCGTAAACCACCAACGGCGCGCCATGGTTTCGGAAATGGCGGTTCTCCCGCAGTTCCGCGCCACGGTCGATGAGCTGGACGCACAGCGGCACCTACTCACTTTCCGGAACGGCACGGTGGACCTTCGCACCGGCGCACTCGGCCCCCACGATCCGGCCAACATGCTCACGCAAACGGCGAACGTCGAATATGTGCCCGATGCGGAATGCCCGCGCTGGCTGCAATTCGTTGAGGAAGTGTTTCCCGGCGAAACCGAGCTACAGCGGTACTATCAGACCTTCCTAGGAATGGCGATTACCGGCGAGGTGCGAGAGCACGCGCTAGGCGTTTGGTACGGCGAGCACGGCCGGAACGGAAAGGGCGCCACCATTCGCACCATGCAAAAGGTGTTCGGGCACGACGTAGTCCATGAGGTGCCGTTTACCATCTTTGAGAACGTGCGCGGTCAGGCCGTTCACACCGAACAAATTGCAGCGCTGCGAGGAAAGCGGCTAGTTGTCGCGCAGGAGGGTAACCAGGGCGTGCCGATGAATACGGCGCTAATCAAGAATCTTTCCGGCGGGGACCGAATAAGCACGCGCCACCTTCACGGAAAGGTGTTCTCTTTCGACCCCACGTTTACCATCGTGCTCGCTACCAACTACCTCCCAGAATTTGGCTCCGGCGGAGCCGCGCTGTGGGCCCGCAGTAAAGCAATGCTGTTCGGCGTCTCGTTTGCTGACCGGCGCGACCCGGACCTAGAGCCGACCATTCAGGGGCCCGAGCGGGAGGGCGTGGCCGCATGGGTAGTACGCGGTGCCGTCCGGTACTACAGCGAGGGGCTGAGCGACCCGCTGAGCGTCGTTGCAGCCACCGAGCAACACAAGGAGGAGGTAGACCCGCTGCGGCCCCTTGTCGAGGAGGTTTTCGCCTATGACGACGACAGCGAGGTAAGGCGGTCCGATTTCAACCGGGAGTTGAAGGAATGGCGAGAGGCCAACGGCGATAAGTCGGCCAAGTTCTCACCGAGCAATGTCAAGAACCACCTAAAGACGAACGGGGTTACCGAGGTCCAGCGCAAGGGCAAGGGTTGGATGTACCGGGGTATCTACCTGCTGTCTGAGCCGCCCGCGCACCTAGCCGATTCGTTCGGGCCGGGCATTCTCGACCAGAGGCAGCGCTGA
- a CDS encoding HNH endonuclease, translating to MTWKSSNRRAELPPNWAALRQRVIRRDRGFCRGVLSEGAPCTYPGTQVDHIRPGADHSMENLQLLCTWCHKRKTQAESRAARANAKPLPKTHIRRDQREAAPSPW from the coding sequence ATGACTTGGAAGTCCAGTAACCGGCGCGCGGAACTACCCCCCAATTGGGCGGCGCTGCGCCAGCGGGTTATTCGACGGGATAGGGGTTTTTGTAGGGGGGTCCTGTCTGAGGGTGCCCCCTGCACCTACCCGGGTACGCAGGTGGACCATATCCGCCCCGGTGCGGACCACAGCATGGAGAACTTGCAGCTACTGTGCACTTGGTGCCACAAGCGGAAGACGCAAGCCGAGTCTCGGGCCGCACGGGCCAACGCCAAGCCTTTGCCGAAAACACATATCAGGCGTGACCAGCGGGAAGCGGCACCCTCGCCCTGGTGA
- a CDS encoding DUF397 domain-containing protein, with translation MTNTSSLTTWVKSTYSDPNGGQCVEWAPAHASATGAVPIRDSKCTDGPVLMVSSKAFAGLVTLAKRVEL, from the coding sequence ATGACCAACACTTCCTCCCTGACCACGTGGGTCAAGTCCACATACAGCGACCCCAACGGGGGCCAGTGCGTCGAGTGGGCGCCCGCGCACGCATCCGCTACCGGCGCCGTTCCCATACGGGATAGCAAGTGCACCGACGGCCCGGTCCTCATGGTGTCGAGCAAGGCGTTTGCCGGACTGGTGACGCTGGCGAAGCGCGTGGAGCTGTAG
- a CDS encoding helix-turn-helix domain-containing protein gives MNEDGAAEFLTPFETFGADVREMRKARKMTTTGLGTAVGYSAAYVSKVERGKMEPSEKFAVGCDRVFGTGTLLYRQYVHALEGDHPSWFVPYLQHERKAQRIFDYSTLYLMGLLQTPEYARALYRMSVPRLTASQVDAKVGARMARRETLDRIDPPAPALWVVVHEACLRVEVGGKGVMARQLQSLMEDAERPNVSLQLLPFSATPVTSRPFTLLTFERAPTVLHAEGPQGGRPQDAPKITSGAMETYDRLRAEALGQDKTLRRIRTAFEEYTR, from the coding sequence ATGAACGAAGACGGCGCCGCAGAATTTTTGACTCCCTTTGAGACTTTCGGTGCGGACGTAAGGGAGATGCGGAAGGCGCGCAAGATGACAACCACAGGGCTTGGCACAGCCGTTGGATACTCAGCGGCGTATGTGTCCAAGGTGGAGCGCGGCAAGATGGAGCCGAGCGAGAAGTTCGCTGTGGGGTGTGACCGCGTCTTCGGCACTGGGACGTTGCTCTACCGGCAGTACGTACACGCCCTTGAGGGCGACCACCCGTCATGGTTCGTGCCGTATCTCCAACACGAACGCAAGGCACAGCGGATCTTCGACTACTCCACGCTGTACCTAATGGGCCTGTTGCAGACACCGGAGTACGCCCGTGCGCTGTACCGCATGAGCGTCCCTCGTCTGACTGCCAGCCAGGTAGACGCCAAGGTCGGCGCAAGGATGGCACGGCGAGAAACTCTTGACCGCATCGATCCCCCCGCGCCTGCCCTGTGGGTGGTGGTCCATGAGGCGTGCCTACGGGTAGAGGTAGGCGGTAAGGGCGTGATGGCACGGCAGCTCCAGAGCTTGATGGAAGACGCTGAGCGGCCGAATGTCTCTCTGCAACTTCTCCCGTTTTCGGCTACACCGGTCACAAGCCGCCCGTTCACACTGTTGACCTTCGAGCGCGCGCCTACGGTGCTCCACGCTGAAGGTCCGCAAGGTGGACGGCCGCAAGATGCACCCAAGATCACGTCCGGCGCCATGGAGACTTACGATCGACTTCGGGCGGAAGCCCTAGGACAGGACAAGACGCTTCGCCGCATCCGCACAGCCTTTGAGGAGTACACGCGATGA